One window from the genome of Pandoraea fibrosis encodes:
- the argF gene encoding ornithine carbamoyltransferase — MTTAKPIKHYLQFSDLTLDEYDYVLERTRILKKKFKNYETYHPLHDRTLAMIFEKSSTRTRLSFEAGIHQLGGHAVFLNTRDTQLGRGEPIEDAAQVISRMTDIIMIRTFGQEIIERFAQHSRVPVINGLTNEYHPCQVLADIFTYYEHRGPIKGKTVTWIGDANNMSYTWIQAAEIFGFQFNISTPPGYRLDQAMVAESSRPFVREFDDPRQACEGADLVSTDVWTSMGYEAENEARKAAFAQWCVNADLMQQAKADALFMHCLPAHRGEEVSADVIDGAQSVVWDEAENRLHVQKALMEYLMLGRV; from the coding sequence ATGACCACCGCCAAACCCATCAAGCATTACCTTCAATTCTCGGATCTGACGCTCGACGAGTACGACTACGTGCTCGAACGTACCCGCATCCTCAAGAAGAAATTCAAGAACTACGAGACCTACCATCCGCTGCACGACCGCACGCTGGCGATGATTTTCGAGAAAAGCTCGACTCGCACACGTCTGTCGTTCGAGGCCGGTATTCACCAGTTAGGCGGCCACGCCGTGTTCCTGAACACGCGCGACACGCAACTCGGCCGTGGTGAACCGATCGAAGATGCCGCTCAGGTGATCTCGCGCATGACCGACATCATCATGATCCGCACGTTCGGTCAGGAAATCATCGAACGTTTCGCGCAACACTCGCGCGTCCCCGTGATCAATGGCCTGACCAACGAGTACCACCCCTGTCAGGTCCTGGCCGACATCTTCACGTACTACGAGCACCGCGGCCCCATCAAGGGCAAGACCGTGACGTGGATCGGCGACGCGAACAACATGTCGTACACGTGGATTCAGGCCGCCGAGATCTTCGGCTTCCAGTTCAACATTTCCACGCCGCCGGGCTACCGCCTGGATCAGGCGATGGTGGCCGAATCGAGTCGTCCGTTCGTGCGTGAATTCGACGATCCGCGTCAGGCCTGCGAAGGCGCCGACCTCGTGTCGACCGACGTCTGGACGAGCATGGGTTACGAAGCGGAAAACGAAGCCCGCAAGGCCGCTTTCGCTCAATGGTGCGTGAACGCCGACCTGATGCAACAAGCCAAGGCCGACGCCCTGTTCATGCACTGCCTGCCCGCTCACCGTGGCGAGGAAGTGTCGGCCGACGTGATCGATGGCGCACAAAGCGTTGTCTGGGACGAAGCCGAGAACCGTCTGCACGTCCAGAAGGCCCTCATGGAATACCTGATGCTGGGCCGCGTTTAA
- a CDS encoding DUF3579 domain-containing protein, producing the protein MTDQVSAREYFIQGLTRGGKKFRPSDWAERLCGAVSFCGRSDTGPNAYMQYSPYVRPIMVGDIKCVVVDERLRDIEPMAFDFVMNFARDNDLQLTEACFVPDVK; encoded by the coding sequence ATGACCGACCAGGTTTCCGCGCGCGAGTATTTCATCCAGGGGCTCACCCGGGGTGGCAAGAAGTTCCGGCCGAGCGATTGGGCCGAACGTCTGTGCGGCGCCGTGTCGTTCTGCGGCCGGAGCGATACCGGCCCGAACGCATACATGCAGTACTCCCCTTATGTGCGCCCGATTATGGTAGGTGACATCAAGTGCGTCGTGGTTGACGAGCGACTGCGCGACATCGAGCCGATGGCTTTCGATTTCGTGATGAATTTTGCCCGCGACAACGATTTGCAGTTGACCGAAGCCTGCTTCGTTCCTGACGTCAAGTAA
- the rpsT gene encoding 30S ribosomal protein S20, producing the protein MANTAQARKRARQTVKINAHNSALRSRLRTAVKAVRKAIAAGDQAAAKEVLRTSAKTIDIIADKKIVHKNTAARQKSRLSAAIKAMSAAA; encoded by the coding sequence ATGGCAAATACCGCACAAGCACGCAAGCGCGCGCGTCAAACCGTTAAGATCAACGCCCACAACTCGGCGCTGCGTTCGCGTCTGCGCACGGCTGTGAAGGCTGTCCGCAAGGCTATCGCCGCTGGCGACCAGGCTGCTGCGAAGGAAGTCCTGCGCACGTCGGCCAAGACGATCGACATCATCGCTGACAAGAAGATCGTTCACAAGAACACCGCTGCTCGTCAAAAGAGCCGCCTGTCGGCCGCCATCAAGGCGATGTCGGCTGCTGCCTAA